A part of Cottoperca gobio chromosome 4, fCotGob3.1, whole genome shotgun sequence genomic DNA contains:
- the LOC115007441 gene encoding interferon-induced protein 44-like isoform X3 translates to MQIEPGKLRSSGFAFGTPVPSPIPAAVSAASGLEGDFATYVSSKEKKKITPMYTFPAGQPKLESQWRDMEWTEEQKTSLMKTVSSYRPSCHDVTQARVLLLGPVGSGKSSLISSVQSVFNGRVTNRAMVGSSSTSFTKKLQSFNIHGEKGEDPTGLVLCDIMGLGDGEMTGLTLHDILSVIKGHVPEGHKFLPDQPVRSETAGFVKRPSLKDKIHCVAFVVDASKILTYPKGLSTTFRQLRKHISDLDVHQVALLTHVDAICPETAKDVTQVYKSHYIQDMMSKAGALLGMSTSYIVPVKNYSSELDLNVNTDVLLLSAVDHILQYTDLYFQDNTPQPTGPKIE, encoded by the exons ATGCAGATTGAACCAGGAAAACTGAG GTCGAGCGGCTTTGCATTTGGAACTCCAGTTCCTTCACCCATTCCTGCTGCAGTCTCTGCAGCAAGCGGCCTAGAAGGTGACTTTGCTACATACGTCAgttcaaaagagaaaaagaagattaCACCTATGTATACATTCCCAG CAGGTCAACCTAAGCTGGAGTCTCAATGGAGAGACATGGAGTGGACAGAAGA GCAAAAGACGAGCCTGATGAAGACTGTCAGCTCCTACAGACCGAGCTGTCACGATGTGACTCAGGCTCGGGTTCTCCTCCTGGGTCCGGTCGGTTCTGGAAAATCCAGCTTAATCAGTTCAGTCCAGTCTGTGTTTAATGGAAGAGTCACCAACCGGGCCATGGTGGGTTCCTCTTCGACCAGCTTCACCAAGAAG ctgcagtCCTTCAACATCCATGGTGAGAAGGGAGAGGATCCTACTGGACTGGTGCTGTGTGATATTATGGGCCTTGGGGATGGAGAGATGACCGGACTGACCCTCCATGACATCCTGTCTGTCATTAAAGGTCATGTACCTGAGGGACACAAA TTTCTCCCAGATCAGCCAGTGAGGTCTGAGACTGCGGGCTTTGTGAAGAGGCCAAGCCTGAAAGACAAGATCCATTGTGTGGCCTTTGTGGTGGACGCCTCTAAAATCCTGACCTACCCTAAAGGCCTCAGCACCACCTTCAGGCAGCTCCGAAAGCACATCAGTGACCTGG ATGTTCACCAGGTGGCTCTGCTGACCCACGTGGACGCAATTTGTCCAGAAACGGCCAAAGATGTCACCCAGGTTTACAAGAGCCACTACATTCAGGACATG atgaGTAAAGCTGGAGCTCTGTTGGGTATGTCCACCTCCTACATTGTCCCGGTGAAGAACTACTCTTCAGAGCTGGATCTGAACGTGAACACTGATGTGCTGTTGCTTAGTGCTGTCGACCACATCCTGCAGTATACTGACCTGTATTTCCAGGACAATACACCACAACCCACAGGGCCAAAgatagaataa
- the LOC115007441 gene encoding interferon-induced protein 44-like isoform X2, whose product MQIEPGKLRSSGFAFGTPVPSPIPAAVSAASGLEVTSKDINKEETLTSTRWSSSTLKLSSAGQPKLESQWRDMEWTEEQKTSLMKTVSSYRPSCHDVTQARVLLLGPVGSGKSSLISSVQSVFNGRVTNRAMVGSSSTSFTKKLQSFNIHGEKGEDPTGLVLCDIMGLGDGEMTGLTLHDILSVIKGHVPEGHKFLPDQPVRSETAGFVKRPSLKDKIHCVAFVVDASKILTYPKGLSTTFRQLRKHISDLDVHQVALLTHVDAICPETAKDVTQVYKSHYIQDMMSKAGALLGMSTSYIVPVKNYSSELDLNVNTDVLLLSAVDHILQYTDLYFQDNTPQPTGPKIE is encoded by the exons ATGCAGATTGAACCAGGAAAACTGAG GTCGAGCGGCTTTGCATTTGGAACTCCAGTTCCTTCACCCATTCCTGCTGCAGTCTCTGCAGCAAGCGGCCTAGAAG TTACCAGCAAAGATATcaacaaagaagaaacactaacttCAACTAGATGGAGCTCCTCAACTCTTAAACTCTCCTCAGCAGGTCAACCTAAGCTGGAGTCTCAATGGAGAGACATGGAGTGGACAGAAGA GCAAAAGACGAGCCTGATGAAGACTGTCAGCTCCTACAGACCGAGCTGTCACGATGTGACTCAGGCTCGGGTTCTCCTCCTGGGTCCGGTCGGTTCTGGAAAATCCAGCTTAATCAGTTCAGTCCAGTCTGTGTTTAATGGAAGAGTCACCAACCGGGCCATGGTGGGTTCCTCTTCGACCAGCTTCACCAAGAAG ctgcagtCCTTCAACATCCATGGTGAGAAGGGAGAGGATCCTACTGGACTGGTGCTGTGTGATATTATGGGCCTTGGGGATGGAGAGATGACCGGACTGACCCTCCATGACATCCTGTCTGTCATTAAAGGTCATGTACCTGAGGGACACAAA TTTCTCCCAGATCAGCCAGTGAGGTCTGAGACTGCGGGCTTTGTGAAGAGGCCAAGCCTGAAAGACAAGATCCATTGTGTGGCCTTTGTGGTGGACGCCTCTAAAATCCTGACCTACCCTAAAGGCCTCAGCACCACCTTCAGGCAGCTCCGAAAGCACATCAGTGACCTGG ATGTTCACCAGGTGGCTCTGCTGACCCACGTGGACGCAATTTGTCCAGAAACGGCCAAAGATGTCACCCAGGTTTACAAGAGCCACTACATTCAGGACATG atgaGTAAAGCTGGAGCTCTGTTGGGTATGTCCACCTCCTACATTGTCCCGGTGAAGAACTACTCTTCAGAGCTGGATCTGAACGTGAACACTGATGTGCTGTTGCTTAGTGCTGTCGACCACATCCTGCAGTATACTGACCTGTATTTCCAGGACAATACACCACAACCCACAGGGCCAAAgatagaataa
- the LOC115007441 gene encoding interferon-induced protein 44-like isoform X1 encodes MQIEPGKLRSSGFAFGTPVPSPIPAAVSAASGLEGDFATYVSSKEKKKITPMYTFPVTSKDINKEETLTSTRWSSSTLKLSSAGQPKLESQWRDMEWTEEQKTSLMKTVSSYRPSCHDVTQARVLLLGPVGSGKSSLISSVQSVFNGRVTNRAMVGSSSTSFTKKLQSFNIHGEKGEDPTGLVLCDIMGLGDGEMTGLTLHDILSVIKGHVPEGHKFLPDQPVRSETAGFVKRPSLKDKIHCVAFVVDASKILTYPKGLSTTFRQLRKHISDLDVHQVALLTHVDAICPETAKDVTQVYKSHYIQDMMSKAGALLGMSTSYIVPVKNYSSELDLNVNTDVLLLSAVDHILQYTDLYFQDNTPQPTGPKIE; translated from the exons ATGCAGATTGAACCAGGAAAACTGAG GTCGAGCGGCTTTGCATTTGGAACTCCAGTTCCTTCACCCATTCCTGCTGCAGTCTCTGCAGCAAGCGGCCTAGAAGGTGACTTTGCTACATACGTCAgttcaaaagagaaaaagaagattaCACCTATGTATACATTCCCAG TTACCAGCAAAGATATcaacaaagaagaaacactaacttCAACTAGATGGAGCTCCTCAACTCTTAAACTCTCCTCAGCAGGTCAACCTAAGCTGGAGTCTCAATGGAGAGACATGGAGTGGACAGAAGA GCAAAAGACGAGCCTGATGAAGACTGTCAGCTCCTACAGACCGAGCTGTCACGATGTGACTCAGGCTCGGGTTCTCCTCCTGGGTCCGGTCGGTTCTGGAAAATCCAGCTTAATCAGTTCAGTCCAGTCTGTGTTTAATGGAAGAGTCACCAACCGGGCCATGGTGGGTTCCTCTTCGACCAGCTTCACCAAGAAG ctgcagtCCTTCAACATCCATGGTGAGAAGGGAGAGGATCCTACTGGACTGGTGCTGTGTGATATTATGGGCCTTGGGGATGGAGAGATGACCGGACTGACCCTCCATGACATCCTGTCTGTCATTAAAGGTCATGTACCTGAGGGACACAAA TTTCTCCCAGATCAGCCAGTGAGGTCTGAGACTGCGGGCTTTGTGAAGAGGCCAAGCCTGAAAGACAAGATCCATTGTGTGGCCTTTGTGGTGGACGCCTCTAAAATCCTGACCTACCCTAAAGGCCTCAGCACCACCTTCAGGCAGCTCCGAAAGCACATCAGTGACCTGG ATGTTCACCAGGTGGCTCTGCTGACCCACGTGGACGCAATTTGTCCAGAAACGGCCAAAGATGTCACCCAGGTTTACAAGAGCCACTACATTCAGGACATG atgaGTAAAGCTGGAGCTCTGTTGGGTATGTCCACCTCCTACATTGTCCCGGTGAAGAACTACTCTTCAGAGCTGGATCTGAACGTGAACACTGATGTGCTGTTGCTTAGTGCTGTCGACCACATCCTGCAGTATACTGACCTGTATTTCCAGGACAATACACCACAACCCACAGGGCCAAAgatagaataa
- the LOC115007441 gene encoding interferon-induced protein 44-like isoform X5, translating to MQIEPGKLRSSGFAFGTPVPSPIPAAVSAASGLEAGQPKLESQWRDMEWTEEQKTSLMKTVSSYRPSCHDVTQARVLLLGPVGSGKSSLISSVQSVFNGRVTNRAMVGSSSTSFTKKLQSFNIHGEKGEDPTGLVLCDIMGLGDGEMTGLTLHDILSVIKGHVPEGHKFLPDQPVRSETAGFVKRPSLKDKIHCVAFVVDASKILTYPKGLSTTFRQLRKHISDLDVHQVALLTHVDAICPETAKDVTQVYKSHYIQDMMSKAGALLGMSTSYIVPVKNYSSELDLNVNTDVLLLSAVDHILQYTDLYFQDNTPQPTGPKIE from the exons ATGCAGATTGAACCAGGAAAACTGAG GTCGAGCGGCTTTGCATTTGGAACTCCAGTTCCTTCACCCATTCCTGCTGCAGTCTCTGCAGCAAGCGGCCTAGAAG CAGGTCAACCTAAGCTGGAGTCTCAATGGAGAGACATGGAGTGGACAGAAGA GCAAAAGACGAGCCTGATGAAGACTGTCAGCTCCTACAGACCGAGCTGTCACGATGTGACTCAGGCTCGGGTTCTCCTCCTGGGTCCGGTCGGTTCTGGAAAATCCAGCTTAATCAGTTCAGTCCAGTCTGTGTTTAATGGAAGAGTCACCAACCGGGCCATGGTGGGTTCCTCTTCGACCAGCTTCACCAAGAAG ctgcagtCCTTCAACATCCATGGTGAGAAGGGAGAGGATCCTACTGGACTGGTGCTGTGTGATATTATGGGCCTTGGGGATGGAGAGATGACCGGACTGACCCTCCATGACATCCTGTCTGTCATTAAAGGTCATGTACCTGAGGGACACAAA TTTCTCCCAGATCAGCCAGTGAGGTCTGAGACTGCGGGCTTTGTGAAGAGGCCAAGCCTGAAAGACAAGATCCATTGTGTGGCCTTTGTGGTGGACGCCTCTAAAATCCTGACCTACCCTAAAGGCCTCAGCACCACCTTCAGGCAGCTCCGAAAGCACATCAGTGACCTGG ATGTTCACCAGGTGGCTCTGCTGACCCACGTGGACGCAATTTGTCCAGAAACGGCCAAAGATGTCACCCAGGTTTACAAGAGCCACTACATTCAGGACATG atgaGTAAAGCTGGAGCTCTGTTGGGTATGTCCACCTCCTACATTGTCCCGGTGAAGAACTACTCTTCAGAGCTGGATCTGAACGTGAACACTGATGTGCTGTTGCTTAGTGCTGTCGACCACATCCTGCAGTATACTGACCTGTATTTCCAGGACAATACACCACAACCCACAGGGCCAAAgatagaataa
- the LOC115007441 gene encoding interferon-induced protein 44-like isoform X4 translates to MQIEPGKLRSSGFAFGTPVPSPIPAAVSAASGLEGDFATYVSSKEKKKITPMYTFPGQPKLESQWRDMEWTEEQKTSLMKTVSSYRPSCHDVTQARVLLLGPVGSGKSSLISSVQSVFNGRVTNRAMVGSSSTSFTKKLQSFNIHGEKGEDPTGLVLCDIMGLGDGEMTGLTLHDILSVIKGHVPEGHKFLPDQPVRSETAGFVKRPSLKDKIHCVAFVVDASKILTYPKGLSTTFRQLRKHISDLDVHQVALLTHVDAICPETAKDVTQVYKSHYIQDMMSKAGALLGMSTSYIVPVKNYSSELDLNVNTDVLLLSAVDHILQYTDLYFQDNTPQPTGPKIE, encoded by the exons ATGCAGATTGAACCAGGAAAACTGAG GTCGAGCGGCTTTGCATTTGGAACTCCAGTTCCTTCACCCATTCCTGCTGCAGTCTCTGCAGCAAGCGGCCTAGAAGGTGACTTTGCTACATACGTCAgttcaaaagagaaaaagaagattaCACCTATGTATACATTCCCAG GTCAACCTAAGCTGGAGTCTCAATGGAGAGACATGGAGTGGACAGAAGA GCAAAAGACGAGCCTGATGAAGACTGTCAGCTCCTACAGACCGAGCTGTCACGATGTGACTCAGGCTCGGGTTCTCCTCCTGGGTCCGGTCGGTTCTGGAAAATCCAGCTTAATCAGTTCAGTCCAGTCTGTGTTTAATGGAAGAGTCACCAACCGGGCCATGGTGGGTTCCTCTTCGACCAGCTTCACCAAGAAG ctgcagtCCTTCAACATCCATGGTGAGAAGGGAGAGGATCCTACTGGACTGGTGCTGTGTGATATTATGGGCCTTGGGGATGGAGAGATGACCGGACTGACCCTCCATGACATCCTGTCTGTCATTAAAGGTCATGTACCTGAGGGACACAAA TTTCTCCCAGATCAGCCAGTGAGGTCTGAGACTGCGGGCTTTGTGAAGAGGCCAAGCCTGAAAGACAAGATCCATTGTGTGGCCTTTGTGGTGGACGCCTCTAAAATCCTGACCTACCCTAAAGGCCTCAGCACCACCTTCAGGCAGCTCCGAAAGCACATCAGTGACCTGG ATGTTCACCAGGTGGCTCTGCTGACCCACGTGGACGCAATTTGTCCAGAAACGGCCAAAGATGTCACCCAGGTTTACAAGAGCCACTACATTCAGGACATG atgaGTAAAGCTGGAGCTCTGTTGGGTATGTCCACCTCCTACATTGTCCCGGTGAAGAACTACTCTTCAGAGCTGGATCTGAACGTGAACACTGATGTGCTGTTGCTTAGTGCTGTCGACCACATCCTGCAGTATACTGACCTGTATTTCCAGGACAATACACCACAACCCACAGGGCCAAAgatagaataa
- the LOC115007441 gene encoding interferon-induced protein 44-like isoform X6: MQIEPGKLRSSGFAFGTPVPSPIPAAVSAASGLEGDFATYVSSKEKKKITPMYTFPVTSKDINKEETLTSTRWSSSTLKLSSAGQPKLESQWRDMEWTEEQKTSLMKTVSSYRPSCHDVTQARVLLLGPVGSGKSSLISSVQSVFNGRVTNRAMVGSSSTSFTKKLQSFNIHGEKGEDPTGLVLCDIMGLGDGEMTGLTLHDILSVIKGHVPEGHKFLPDQPVRSETAGFVKRPSLKDKIHCVAFVVDASKILTYPKGLSTTFRQLRKHISDLVEP; encoded by the exons ATGCAGATTGAACCAGGAAAACTGAG GTCGAGCGGCTTTGCATTTGGAACTCCAGTTCCTTCACCCATTCCTGCTGCAGTCTCTGCAGCAAGCGGCCTAGAAGGTGACTTTGCTACATACGTCAgttcaaaagagaaaaagaagattaCACCTATGTATACATTCCCAG TTACCAGCAAAGATATcaacaaagaagaaacactaacttCAACTAGATGGAGCTCCTCAACTCTTAAACTCTCCTCAGCAGGTCAACCTAAGCTGGAGTCTCAATGGAGAGACATGGAGTGGACAGAAGA GCAAAAGACGAGCCTGATGAAGACTGTCAGCTCCTACAGACCGAGCTGTCACGATGTGACTCAGGCTCGGGTTCTCCTCCTGGGTCCGGTCGGTTCTGGAAAATCCAGCTTAATCAGTTCAGTCCAGTCTGTGTTTAATGGAAGAGTCACCAACCGGGCCATGGTGGGTTCCTCTTCGACCAGCTTCACCAAGAAG ctgcagtCCTTCAACATCCATGGTGAGAAGGGAGAGGATCCTACTGGACTGGTGCTGTGTGATATTATGGGCCTTGGGGATGGAGAGATGACCGGACTGACCCTCCATGACATCCTGTCTGTCATTAAAGGTCATGTACCTGAGGGACACAAA TTTCTCCCAGATCAGCCAGTGAGGTCTGAGACTGCGGGCTTTGTGAAGAGGCCAAGCCTGAAAGACAAGATCCATTGTGTGGCCTTTGTGGTGGACGCCTCTAAAATCCTGACCTACCCTAAAGGCCTCAGCACCACCTTCAGGCAGCTCCGAAAGCACATCAGTGACCTGG TGGAACCTTAA